From Halomarina ordinaria:
GTCTTCGCGTTCGGGAACGCGGAGCGCGCCCCGGCGGTGGCGAAGGCGCTCGCAGAGTACACGGAGGGGACCTACCTCGAGGGCGTCGTCCCGGGCTACACCTACCGCGACCCGGTCGCGGGGCTGCTCTCGCAGGCGCAGCAGGGCGAGGGGGACGGCCGCGGCGGGCCGATGCCGCTGTAGTCAGGCCGGCGCCGCCGTCGGCCCGACGATGAGTTCGCGCACGTCCGCCATCGAGTCGAAGTCGGCGATGACGATGACGCGGTCGCCGCGTTCGAGCGAGTGGTCGTCGCCCGGGAGCGAGACGGCCTCCCCGTGCTTGCCGAAGCCGAGGAGGCGGGCGTTCGACGGCAGTTCGAGTTCCGAGAGGGAGTAGCCGTGCATCGGTGCGCGCTCCGTGACCGTCAACTCGACGAGCTGGACGTTCTGTGCCACGTCGGCGATGGCCCGGATGCTCCCCCCCATGAGGGCGTTCTTCGCCGCGATGGCGCCGAGGCGCTCGGGGTAGACCACCTCGT
This genomic window contains:
- a CDS encoding potassium channel family protein — protein: MRFVIVGAGRVGRRTARVLEEEGHDVTVIERDPQVIEGVRSEAFDVVEGDGANEEDLLSMGLEEVDGLGALSGDVTANLVACMIAKSHGCRTVLRVDNDYREYVLGKYASDVDEVVYPERLGAIAAKNALMGGSIRAIADVAQNVQLVELTVTERAPMHGYSLSELELPSNARLLGFGKHGEAVSLPGDDHSLERGDRVIVIADFDSMADVRELIVGPTAAPA